A stretch of Anaeromyxobacter dehalogenans 2CP-1 DNA encodes these proteins:
- a CDS encoding LptA/OstA family protein: MIALLAAALLTAAPAPAQGKPVTRPAPAAKGAARAAPDYRVDAAEVRYAFQRREVVFTGKPVTLTRDDAVLTCARLEAKNDEAGVIETAVCRGDVKLVRGERTVTCQTATYENAAARVTCDGAAVLRDRGTEAHGRRLVYELRTDEVKLEGGGVPVRITVPGAEVEQRRRELDAQRKGQGK; the protein is encoded by the coding sequence GTGATCGCGCTCCTCGCCGCCGCGCTGCTCACCGCCGCCCCGGCGCCGGCCCAGGGCAAGCCCGTGACCCGGCCTGCGCCCGCCGCGAAGGGCGCCGCGCGGGCGGCCCCGGACTACCGGGTGGACGCCGCCGAGGTCCGCTACGCGTTCCAGCGCCGCGAGGTGGTGTTCACCGGGAAGCCGGTGACGCTCACCCGCGACGACGCGGTGCTGACCTGCGCGCGGCTCGAGGCGAAGAACGACGAGGCGGGCGTGATCGAGACGGCGGTGTGCCGCGGCGACGTGAAGCTGGTCCGCGGCGAGCGCACCGTGACCTGCCAGACCGCCACCTACGAGAACGCGGCCGCGCGGGTGACCTGCGACGGCGCGGCGGTGCTGCGCGACCGCGGCACCGAGGCGCACGGCCGGCGGCTCGTGTACGAGCTGCGCACCGACGAGGTGAAGCTGGAGGGCGGCGGCGTGCCGGTCCGGATCACCGTGCCGGGCGCCGAGGTGGAGCAGCGGCGCCGCGAGCTGGACGCGCAGCGCAAGGGGCAGGGCAAGTGA
- a CDS encoding lysophospholipid acyltransferase family protein → MAVPLRKRIKRSVRSALVRALLWILGLLPLGPALALGGLVGRAGYHLARGTRRLALRSLAVAFPEKPEAEREAIARAMFVHLGRTALELAAIRSYDARLETYVELSPPGLLQEVIARGRGMVFVTGHVGSWELLARRIARAGIPNAVIAKAGGDAGLNRVAERFRAAGGVTTLWRENPDTGRAIIRTFRQGKALGLLIDQDTKVQGVFVPFFGRLAYTPRAAADLAIRFGAPVVVGTIRRRGPRAGDGHLLECVEIPFAADPPDREAEAVRLTAACSAALETAIRRNPAEWVWMHERWKTRPEGENQADGPQAKAVPKSAELSRG, encoded by the coding sequence ATGGCCGTACCGCTCCGCAAGCGGATCAAGAGGAGCGTCCGCTCCGCGCTGGTCCGCGCCCTCCTCTGGATCCTGGGCCTCCTGCCCCTCGGTCCCGCCCTCGCGCTCGGCGGGCTGGTGGGCCGCGCCGGCTACCACCTCGCCCGCGGCACGCGGCGGCTCGCGCTCCGGAGCCTCGCCGTCGCGTTCCCCGAGAAGCCCGAGGCCGAGCGCGAGGCCATCGCGCGCGCCATGTTCGTGCACCTCGGGCGCACCGCGCTCGAGCTCGCCGCCATCCGCAGCTACGACGCGCGGCTCGAGACGTACGTCGAGCTGTCGCCGCCCGGGCTGCTCCAGGAGGTCATCGCGCGCGGCCGGGGCATGGTGTTCGTCACCGGCCACGTGGGGAGCTGGGAGCTCCTCGCCCGGCGCATCGCCCGGGCCGGCATCCCGAACGCCGTCATCGCCAAGGCCGGCGGCGACGCCGGGCTGAACCGGGTGGCGGAGCGCTTCCGGGCCGCCGGCGGCGTCACCACGCTCTGGCGCGAGAACCCCGACACGGGCCGCGCCATCATCCGCACCTTCCGGCAGGGGAAGGCCCTCGGGCTGCTCATCGACCAGGACACGAAGGTCCAGGGCGTGTTCGTCCCGTTCTTCGGCCGGCTCGCGTACACGCCGCGCGCCGCGGCCGACCTCGCGATCCGCTTCGGCGCGCCGGTCGTGGTCGGCACCATCCGCCGCCGAGGGCCGCGCGCGGGCGACGGCCACCTCCTCGAGTGCGTGGAGATCCCGTTCGCCGCCGACCCGCCCGATCGCGAGGCCGAGGCGGTCCGGCTGACCGCCGCCTGCTCTGCCGCCCTGGAGACAGCCATCCGGCGGAACCCGGCCGAGTGGGTGTGGATGCACGAGCGCTGGAAGACGCGCCCCGAAGGCGAGAACCAGGCCGACGGACCCCAAGCAAAGGCAGTGCCGAAAAGCGCTGAGCTTTCACGCGGCTAG
- a CDS encoding KdsC family phosphatase encodes MTEAELLARAARVRLVLLDVDGVLTDGRLYYGPDGEALKVFDVKDGHGIVLLREHVPFGVVSGRPGKASEARLRELRFQHLVFGERDKLAGYARLAHLGIPDAEVAYMGDDVNDVPLLAKVGLAACPADARPEAKAVAHLVTAAPGGRGAVRELCDLLLRARGL; translated from the coding sequence GTGACCGAGGCCGAGCTCCTCGCCCGCGCCGCGCGCGTCCGGCTGGTGCTGCTGGACGTGGACGGGGTGCTCACCGACGGCCGGCTCTACTACGGCCCGGACGGCGAGGCGCTGAAGGTCTTCGACGTGAAGGACGGCCACGGCATCGTGCTCCTGCGCGAGCACGTCCCGTTCGGCGTCGTCTCCGGCCGGCCGGGCAAGGCCTCGGAGGCGCGCCTCCGCGAGCTGCGCTTCCAGCACCTCGTGTTCGGCGAGCGCGACAAGCTGGCCGGCTACGCGCGGCTCGCGCACCTGGGCATCCCCGACGCCGAGGTGGCGTACATGGGCGACGACGTGAACGACGTCCCGCTGCTCGCGAAGGTGGGCCTCGCCGCCTGCCCCGCCGACGCGCGGCCCGAGGCGAAGGCCGTCGCGCACCTCGTCACCGCCGCGCCCGGCGGCCGCGGCGCGGTCCGCGAGCTCTGCGACCTGCTGCTCCGCGCCCGCGGCCTGTAG
- the kdsA gene encoding 3-deoxy-8-phosphooctulonate synthase, whose amino-acid sequence MSQPILARVGGHLVGDGQPLLLIAGPCVMEDEAHGLRHARRVKELAAKHGLPVVFKASFDKANRSSGKSYRGPGLEAGLAAFQAVKRETGLPCLTDVHETWQAEPAGRVVDVLQVPAFLCRQTDLVIACARHGRAVNVKKGQFLAPREMRHAVAKCREGGNENVFLTERGATFGYGNLVVDMRGLVQMRELGVPVCMDATHSVQMPGSGGDTTAGDRQFVAPLARAAAAVGIDALFMEIHEDPAVAKSDGPNSLDFPTADRVLREVLAVRHALGQP is encoded by the coding sequence ATGTCCCAGCCGATCCTGGCCCGCGTGGGCGGGCACCTCGTGGGCGACGGGCAGCCGCTCCTGCTCATCGCCGGGCCGTGCGTCATGGAGGACGAGGCGCACGGCCTCCGCCACGCCCGCCGCGTGAAGGAGCTCGCCGCGAAGCACGGCCTGCCGGTGGTGTTCAAGGCCAGCTTCGACAAGGCCAACCGCTCCTCCGGCAAGAGCTACCGCGGCCCCGGCCTGGAGGCGGGCCTCGCCGCGTTCCAGGCGGTGAAGCGCGAGACCGGGCTGCCGTGCCTCACCGACGTGCACGAGACCTGGCAGGCCGAGCCGGCCGGGCGGGTGGTGGACGTGCTGCAGGTGCCCGCGTTCCTGTGCCGGCAGACCGACCTCGTCATCGCCTGCGCGCGCCACGGGCGCGCCGTGAACGTGAAGAAGGGCCAGTTCCTCGCGCCGCGCGAGATGCGCCATGCGGTCGCCAAGTGCCGCGAGGGCGGCAACGAGAACGTGTTCCTCACCGAGCGCGGCGCCACCTTCGGCTACGGCAACCTGGTGGTGGACATGCGCGGGCTGGTGCAGATGCGCGAGCTGGGCGTGCCGGTGTGCATGGACGCGACCCACAGCGTGCAGATGCCGGGCTCCGGCGGCGACACCACCGCCGGCGACCGGCAGTTCGTGGCGCCGCTGGCGCGCGCCGCGGCGGCCGTCGGCATCGACGCGCTGTTCATGGAGATCCACGAGGACCCGGCGGTGGCGAAGTCCGACGGGCCCAACTCGCTCGACTTCCCCACCGCCGACCGCGTGCTCCGCGAGGTGCTGGCGGTCCGGCACGCGCTGGGGCAGCCGTGA
- a CDS encoding CTP synthase produces MVKRGKKTKYLFVTGGVVSSLGKGLSAASIGALLENRGLEVQHLKLDPYINVDPGTMSPFQHGEVFVTDDGAETDLDLGHYERFTSAKMTRRNNYTTGRIYQNVIQRERRGEYLGKTVQVIPHITDEIKAVIREAAGGADILIVEVGGTVGDIESLPFLEAIRQMKYDVGEENAVYAHLTLVPFIAAAGELKTKPTQHSVKELREIGIQPDLLLCRSDREIPRDMKDKIALFCNVDPSAVFTALDVPSIYEVPLSLHREGLDDKLAELFNIWSRAPRLERWETIVDKVKNPRRGEVRIGIVGKYVELHESYKSLNEALVHGGIANDARVKLAFIDSTKLEEGDLSDLEKVDAILVPGGFGIRGTEGKILGVKYAREHKVPFFGICLGLQMAVIEMARNVLGLAGANSLEFDEQTPHPVVTLMEGQKGVTDKGGTMRLGAYPCALKEGTKARALYGADLVHERHRHRFEFNNDYRAQFEAAGMVFSGVNPDLGLVEMIELPGQHFVGCQFHPEFRSKPFAPHPLFAGFVKAALEHRDAQQRQPPAEVKKLAVGKNG; encoded by the coding sequence ATGGTCAAGCGGGGAAAGAAGACGAAGTACCTGTTCGTCACCGGCGGCGTGGTGAGCTCGCTCGGCAAGGGGCTCTCGGCGGCGTCGATCGGCGCGCTGCTCGAGAACCGGGGGCTGGAGGTCCAGCACCTCAAGCTCGACCCGTACATCAACGTGGACCCGGGCACGATGAGCCCGTTCCAGCACGGCGAGGTGTTCGTCACCGACGACGGCGCCGAGACCGACCTCGACCTCGGGCACTACGAGCGCTTCACCAGCGCCAAGATGACCCGGCGGAACAACTACACCACCGGCCGCATCTACCAGAACGTCATCCAGCGCGAGCGCCGGGGCGAGTACCTGGGCAAGACCGTGCAGGTGATCCCGCACATCACCGACGAGATCAAGGCGGTGATCCGCGAGGCCGCCGGCGGCGCGGACATCCTCATCGTCGAGGTGGGCGGCACGGTCGGCGACATCGAGTCGCTGCCGTTCCTCGAGGCGATCCGCCAGATGAAGTACGACGTGGGCGAGGAGAACGCGGTCTACGCGCACCTCACGCTCGTGCCGTTCATCGCCGCGGCCGGCGAGCTGAAGACGAAGCCCACCCAGCACAGCGTCAAGGAGCTGCGCGAGATCGGCATCCAGCCCGACCTGCTGCTGTGCCGCTCCGACCGCGAGATCCCGCGCGACATGAAGGACAAGATCGCGCTGTTCTGCAACGTGGACCCGTCGGCGGTGTTCACCGCGCTCGACGTCCCGTCGATCTACGAGGTGCCGCTCTCGCTCCACCGCGAGGGGCTCGACGACAAGCTGGCCGAGCTGTTCAACATCTGGAGCCGCGCCCCGCGCCTCGAGCGCTGGGAGACCATCGTCGACAAGGTGAAGAACCCGCGCCGCGGCGAGGTGCGGATCGGCATCGTCGGCAAGTACGTGGAGCTCCACGAGAGCTACAAGAGCCTCAACGAGGCGCTGGTCCACGGCGGCATCGCGAACGACGCGCGGGTGAAGCTGGCGTTCATCGACTCGACCAAGCTGGAGGAGGGCGACCTCTCCGACCTGGAGAAGGTGGACGCGATCCTGGTGCCGGGCGGCTTCGGCATCCGTGGGACCGAGGGGAAGATCCTGGGCGTGAAGTACGCCCGCGAGCACAAGGTGCCGTTCTTCGGCATCTGCCTCGGCCTGCAGATGGCGGTCATCGAGATGGCGCGCAACGTGCTCGGGCTGGCCGGCGCGAACTCGCTGGAGTTCGACGAGCAGACGCCGCACCCGGTGGTCACGCTGATGGAGGGGCAGAAGGGCGTGACCGACAAGGGCGGGACCATGCGCCTCGGCGCGTACCCGTGCGCGCTGAAGGAGGGCACCAAGGCCCGCGCGCTGTACGGCGCCGACCTGGTGCACGAGCGCCACCGCCACCGCTTCGAGTTCAACAACGACTACCGCGCCCAGTTCGAGGCCGCCGGGATGGTGTTCTCCGGCGTGAACCCGGACCTCGGCCTGGTGGAGATGATCGAGCTGCCCGGGCAGCACTTCGTGGGCTGCCAGTTCCACCCCGAGTTCCGCTCCAAGCCCTTCGCGCCGCACCCGCTGTTCGCGGGCTTCGTGAAGGCCGCCCTCGAGCACCGCGACGCCCAGCAGCGCCAGCCCCCGGCCGAGGTGAAGAAGCTCGCGGTCGGGAAGAACGGATAG
- the kdsB gene encoding 3-deoxy-manno-octulosonate cytidylyltransferase, whose amino-acid sequence MRHVAVIIPARYGASRFPGKPLADLAGKPLIAHVVERAQRARGVDVVAVATDDDRIARAARDAGGQAILTGPAATGTDRVAEAARKLAPRPEIVVNLQGDEPLIEPEAIEAVIGAMEAGVRMATLARPLAAGELERTQVVKVVTRASGDALYFSRAPIPHRRAGGESPLARAHVGIYAFTAAFLETFTALAPGRLEGEEALEQLRALEHGYDIRVADTGYRGFGIDTPDDLERARALLAAGA is encoded by the coding sequence TTGAGACACGTCGCGGTCATCATCCCGGCCCGGTACGGCGCCTCGCGCTTCCCGGGAAAGCCCCTCGCCGATCTGGCAGGCAAGCCCCTCATCGCCCATGTGGTCGAGCGCGCGCAGCGCGCCCGCGGGGTGGACGTCGTGGCCGTCGCCACCGACGACGACCGGATCGCGCGCGCCGCGCGGGACGCGGGGGGCCAGGCCATCCTGACCGGACCGGCCGCGACGGGCACGGACCGGGTGGCGGAGGCCGCGCGCAAGCTCGCGCCGCGGCCGGAGATCGTGGTGAACCTGCAGGGCGACGAGCCGCTCATCGAGCCGGAGGCCATCGAGGCGGTCATCGGCGCGATGGAGGCCGGCGTCCGCATGGCGACGCTCGCTCGCCCGCTCGCCGCGGGGGAGCTGGAGCGGACCCAGGTCGTCAAGGTGGTGACCCGGGCGAGCGGCGACGCGCTGTACTTCTCGCGCGCGCCCATCCCGCACCGGCGCGCCGGCGGCGAGAGCCCGCTCGCCCGCGCCCACGTGGGCATCTACGCGTTCACCGCGGCGTTCCTCGAGACGTTCACCGCGCTCGCGCCGGGCCGGCTCGAGGGCGAGGAGGCGCTCGAGCAGCTGCGGGCGCTCGAGCACGGGTACGACATCCGTGTGGCCGACACCGGCTACCGGGGTTTCGGGATCGACACGCCGGACGACCTGGAGCGCGCGCGGGCGCTCCTGGCCGCCGGGGCGTGA
- the wecB gene encoding non-hydrolyzing UDP-N-acetylglucosamine 2-epimerase, with translation MALVLHVVGARPNFMKVAPLMAALSRRGAAQRLVHTGQHFDERMSGVFFAELGLPRPDLDLGVGSGTHGEQTGRVMIAFERALLEAAPRPDLVVVPGDVNSTVAAALVAAKLGIPVAHLEAGLRSFDRTMPEELNRVVTDHLSDLLLTPSPDADENLAREGIPATRVARVGNLMIDTLRAHLPRARALAAWRGLGLPEGGYAVVTLHRPSNVDDPAGLGRLLGALAEVARALPVVFPVHPRTRARLADPALAGAAAALRLVEPLGYLEFLSLTSAARLVLTDSGGLQEESTALGVPCLTLRENTERPITVAEGTNHVVGTDPARIAAEARRALDAGPGRGRTPALWDGQAGERAADAVLAFLAGARA, from the coding sequence ATGGCCCTCGTGCTCCACGTGGTCGGCGCCCGTCCCAACTTCATGAAGGTCGCACCCCTGATGGCGGCGCTCTCCCGGCGGGGCGCTGCGCAGCGGCTGGTCCACACCGGCCAGCACTTCGACGAGCGGATGAGCGGGGTGTTCTTCGCCGAGCTCGGGCTGCCCCGCCCCGACCTCGACCTGGGGGTGGGCTCCGGCACCCACGGCGAGCAGACGGGCCGGGTGATGATCGCGTTCGAGCGGGCGCTGCTCGAGGCGGCGCCGCGGCCGGACCTGGTGGTCGTGCCCGGCGACGTGAACTCGACCGTGGCGGCCGCGCTGGTGGCGGCGAAGCTCGGGATCCCGGTGGCGCACCTCGAGGCGGGCCTGCGCAGCTTCGACCGGACCATGCCGGAGGAGCTGAACCGGGTGGTCACCGATCACCTCTCGGACCTGCTGCTCACCCCGAGCCCCGACGCCGACGAGAACCTCGCGCGCGAGGGGATCCCGGCCACGCGCGTGGCGCGGGTCGGGAACCTCATGATCGACACGCTCCGCGCCCACCTTCCGCGCGCCCGCGCGCTCGCGGCCTGGCGCGGCCTGGGCCTCCCCGAGGGCGGCTACGCCGTCGTCACGCTGCACCGGCCCTCCAACGTGGACGATCCCGCCGGCCTGGGGCGGCTGCTCGGCGCGCTGGCGGAGGTCGCGCGCGCGCTGCCGGTGGTGTTCCCGGTCCACCCGCGCACCCGCGCCCGCCTCGCCGACCCCGCGCTGGCCGGGGCCGCCGCCGCGCTGCGCCTGGTCGAGCCGCTCGGCTACCTCGAGTTCCTCTCGCTCACCAGCGCCGCGCGCCTGGTGCTCACCGACTCCGGCGGCCTGCAGGAGGAGTCCACCGCGCTCGGCGTCCCGTGCCTCACGCTGCGCGAGAACACCGAGCGCCCCATCACCGTGGCCGAGGGGACGAACCACGTGGTGGGCACCGACCCCGCGCGCATCGCGGCGGAGGCCCGCCGCGCGCTCGACGCCGGCCCGGGACGCGGCCGCACCCCGGCGCTCTGGGACGGGCAGGCGGGGGAGCGGGCCGCGGACGCGGTGCTCGCGTTCCTGGCCGGCGCGCGGGCCTGA
- a CDS encoding RluA family pseudouridine synthase, protein MYGAPVTQQVRVRFTVEPNYAGWRLDRYLQEKIRRLSRERVQRLIEHRLETEDGRRLKPSTRVAPGLSFALLKDAEAEPDTPQAFAVVHDDGALLVVDKPAGLPVHPTARYAANTFTSLAKLRYPDRKVDPAHRLDRETSGLLACGTAPEVTKVLKRDFAHARVHKTYLALALGAPAEDAFTVDAPLALTGASAVRVRMHVAAAGLPSQTAFEVLARRRAPDGAPVALLACRPRTGRQHQIRAHLAHAGLPMVGDKIYGPDEEIFDRFTRRAMTDEDVALLRLPRHALHAWRLELPHPLTRAPVRLEVPLPPDLAAFWEGCAP, encoded by the coding sequence GTGTATGGTGCGCCGGTGACGCAGCAGGTCCGGGTCCGCTTCACGGTCGAGCCGAACTACGCGGGGTGGCGCCTCGATCGCTACCTGCAGGAGAAGATCCGCCGGCTCTCGCGCGAGCGGGTGCAGCGGCTCATCGAGCACCGCCTCGAGACCGAGGACGGCCGCCGGCTGAAGCCCTCCACCCGCGTCGCGCCCGGCCTCTCCTTCGCGCTCCTCAAGGACGCCGAGGCCGAGCCGGACACGCCGCAGGCGTTCGCGGTGGTGCACGACGACGGCGCGCTGCTGGTGGTGGACAAGCCCGCCGGGCTGCCGGTCCACCCCACCGCGCGCTACGCGGCGAACACGTTCACCTCGCTCGCGAAGCTCCGCTACCCGGACCGCAAGGTGGACCCGGCGCACCGGCTCGACCGCGAGACCTCCGGCCTGCTCGCCTGCGGGACCGCGCCCGAGGTGACGAAGGTCCTGAAGCGCGACTTCGCCCACGCGCGCGTGCACAAGACCTACCTCGCGCTCGCGCTCGGCGCGCCGGCGGAGGACGCGTTCACGGTGGACGCGCCGCTCGCGCTCACCGGCGCGTCCGCGGTGCGGGTGCGGATGCACGTGGCCGCGGCGGGGCTGCCCTCGCAGACCGCGTTCGAGGTGCTCGCCCGCCGCCGCGCGCCGGACGGCGCCCCGGTGGCGCTGCTCGCGTGCCGGCCGCGCACCGGGCGCCAGCACCAGATCCGCGCGCACCTCGCGCACGCCGGCCTGCCCATGGTGGGCGACAAGATCTACGGGCCGGACGAGGAGATCTTCGACCGGTTCACCCGCCGTGCGATGACCGACGAGGACGTCGCGCTGCTCCGGCTGCCGCGGCACGCGCTGCACGCCTGGCGGCTCGAGCTGCCGCACCCGCTCACCCGCGCGCCGGTCCGGCTGGAGGTGCCGCTCCCGCCCGACCTGGCCGCGTTCTGGGAGGGCTGCGCCCCGTGA